GCTGGCGGTCGACCGACAGGCGGCGCATCCATCGCGCGTCCGATGCGCGAACGCGCCAGGCCGGCCTGCACAAGCGAAACCGGACACATCACGACCGGGAGCGTGATGTGTCCGGCGTCGGGCAAATAGGCTCGGCCGCAGGTTCACCGGTAGGGAGTCATTCCGCGCCAAGGTGCGCGAGGATACCGGGGACGGCCACCCGATAACACCGCCCCACGCGCATCACCCTGACAGGGAACTGGTCGTGACGGGCGAGTTCATACGCCTTGCTGCGACCAATGCCGAGGATTTGCCCAGCCGTTTCGAGGCTCGTGACCAGCCCCAGTTCTCGTACCTGCTCCGGCGTCCAGCGCACCTTGCACGGCATATCGATTCTCCCCATGTCCGATCGTTCTCCGGCGCGCGTGTTCTTGCCGGGAGGACCACTGTGCAGACATGCCCTGACCTGCGTCAACGGGCGGCGAGCCACCTGAAGACAGGTGAAACTGAGCGACCGCAACTCATAACACCCCGTCTCAAAATACGGGACCGCCATCCGCGCGTGTCCGTCCGCGCATCGAATCCTGGCCGGTCACCGTTTCCGTGCACGTCGCCAATGGTGAACCGTTCGTTCCCGTTCATCAAGGGATGATCTATGTTTCGGCCACCGATGTGACCAGGCTCCGCCACCCGATTGTGGGGGTGCCGGGGTGGGGACTCGGCACGGTCCCGGTCGGTCGTGCCGTCGTCAAGCCGCCCGCCGACGCCCCACGTTCGGATCCGTGGCCGCCCGGCTTGCTGCGCTGCGCCGGGGCGCTTCGCTCGGCCACAGATCCTCGGCGTGTGGCTGCCGGTCTGGCTTGACCCCGGCGGTGCCCGGCCGGGCCTGTCGTGCTCGTCCCCATCCCGACGGCACGCCCCCGCGGCGGTCGCCGGGATCCCCCGAACGTTGGGAGCCGAGCAAATGTCCTCCGATGACCATGTTTTCCGAAGTGTTCGAGCGGCGCTGTCGCTGTATGTGGGGGGTGCCCTGCCCGACGACCTGCGCGGGACCGCCGAAGTCCATGGCCTTCCCACCGACGGGTGGGTCTTCCCGCCGGACTCGGCCACCATCTCCGATGCTGGCATTGACCCGCCGACGGATCTCCTCGCGCTCGGCGGGCTTCTGCTCGACCAGGCGCGCCAAGCCGGGATCACGCAACTGGTTCCCGGCGATCCTGGTTGGCCGGCGGGCACCGGCTGCGATCCGCTGCCGTGCTTGTGGGTGATCGGTGACGCTGACGTCGCCGGTTTGCTGCGCGAGGCGATCACGGTCACCGGCACGCCCGGTGGGACGGCGTACGGCAAGCAGGCCGCGACCGGCCTGGCCTACGCCCTCGCGACCTACGGCTGGACCGTCACGGCCGGCGCCGCGACGGGCACCGACGCCCACGCCGCGCTTGCCGCGCGTGCCGCCGGACGCCCCGTGTTGCTGGTCGTAGCCAACGGCCTGGACCAGTCCTACCCTGCCGAGCTGACCGGACTACTGGCGGATGTGGCGGAGCACGGTGCGGTGGTCAGCGCGTTCCCGCCTGGATGCCCGCGGAGTCGGGCGCGGTGGGCGGTCCAGGAGCGGCTGCTCGGCTCGATCACCAGGGCCACGGTGGTCGTCGAGGCCATGGTGACCAGCCGGGCGTTGTTGACCGCCCAGGCCGCGACGCAGACCGGTCGGATCGTCTGCGCGGTCCCGGGTCCCATCACTTCCGCCTGGTCGGCGGGCTGTCACCAGTTGATCGCCGACGGCACCGCCCGGCTGGTCGCCCTCGCCGCCGACGTCATCGCGGCAATCGACCCGCCACTCGTCCCCGACGGCTCGGAGCAGTCGTTGTTCCAGATCACCGGTACCGCGTCGTGGGATGACGGCCGTTGGCGCACCCGGCACATGCCGGAGTTCCTCGTCCGGGCCGCATCACACCGGGACGCCGCCGACCGCGGGTTCGAGGTCATCTTCGCAACGAACCCGCACGCGTACGCGACCTTCGACGCCGGGGTCGTGGGCCCCGGCGGGGTGTACGAGGCAATCCAGGTCACCACCGGCTGACCCACCACACGCATCCCGCGCCTCCCCAACGGTGGCAGGCCAACCATGCCTCCCACCTCGCCCCTCCTTCCCCGGACGAGAACGGCCTACGGGCCACCCGGTGACGGTGCCCTGCGCCCCGGAACGGCTCACCACCTCCCCGGCCTCGCCAACACCCCTCGAATCACAGCCCTCACAGGAGGAATCCGTGTCCCTGCCCGATATCAACGACTTGCAAGACCTACTCACTCCGCTGTTCCAGGCGATGGAATGGGCCGAGGAAGAGATCGAAGCGGCACGACGCAGACACCGCTACGCCGCCGACCGCATCTGGGACAGCTTCCTGCTGCTCACACCGACACATGACCTGATGAGCCGCTCGGAGGCTGTGTACCGGTCGCATTGCCGGGAACTGCTCGACCGGGTAGCACGCCGCGAAGACACCCGACCAGGCACCGCCGCCGAGTGCTGCATCGCACTGAGCGAAACCAGCCTCCGGGCACCGCTGAACACCACCGCCGCCGGCCTCTACGCCCGCATGTGGACACTCGCCCAACTGCCGCCGATCGAGATGACCGACAGCAGCGTGCACTACGAAGCCCTGGAAGGCTCGTCGATCGACCAGCAGGAAGCATGGCTTCGCCGCAAGCTGCGCCAGCAGTCGCGCATAACGGCCACCAGCAGTGCCGCCGCAGCCGTGCCACGTCAGGCAGCAGCGGCCTGACGAGGCCTTGTCGTCGCGGGGCCCTTCACTCTGATCACCGCCTCTGCGCGGCGTACGGGAACTGATTACCCGGCAGCCTCGAAGGTCCACAGCGCAACTCGCAAGCCATGTGACTGATTGGCCCGTCCGCCGGAGCGCCATAGCCCATTCGGCACCACGAAAATCCGTCGCGGTCCACCGCGTCCCGATCGCTGTTCCTCAGCCCGCCTGATGGCGGGCTTTTTTGCGTTTCTGGGAGACCCCTCATGTCCGCAACCACCATCGCCGTCATCGCGGCCATCGCCACCGCCGAAGTCCTCCAAGCCATCGCCGTCGGCCTCAAACTCCGGCACCTGCACGCCCGTATCGCTGCCATCGCCGAGACCGCCGGCCGGGACTACCTCACCGGCATCGCCGGACGACGCGGCCTACACGACACCCACCGCGACCTCACCATCGCCGGAACCCCGCCCGGTGTCCTGCTCCTCGATTTGACCCTGTTCAAGGACGTCAACGACACCTTCGGCCACGACACCGGCGACGACCTCCTGTCCGCCGTCGCCGCCCGCCTCCACACCGTCGCCACCACGCTGCGTGGGCTCGCCGGGCGCCTCGGCGGCGACGAGTTCGTCCTACTCCTCCCGCACGCCACCACCAGCCAGCAACTCATGGACGCCGCCGCAGTCGTCCGGCAAGCCCTCGCCGAACCCGTCACGATCGACGGCGCCCCTGATCCGCTAACGGTGAGCTGCGTGATCGGGCTGGCCCCGCCAACCGCGACACCCGTGCCGGGGAAACCGTTTCGGACCGCCGACATCGCCCTCTACCACGCCCGCCACCACCGGCAGACCCACGCCATCTACCAGCCGGGCATGACCTACCCCACCGCAGCAGACCGGCACGGTGCCCGCCTTCGCGACCAACGGCCCGCACCGCCCGTCGCCGTCTTCGACACCACCAGGTTCCAGCACCTGGCCGCCGGAGATGTCTCCAGCGACGTCGCGCACCCCGACGACATCGCCGAACTGAACAGCCTCCTGGAGGTACTCGACCCAGGCAGTCGTGACTTCGGCACCGACGTCCACGACCTGCTCTCCCGATGCGTCGCGCACGGCGCGATGCGCTACCGGGACCCGATTACCGACGTCAGCGTCCACCCGACGACCGTCGGTGAGGCCCGTGATGGTGGCTTCCTTCTTCTGGTCCACCTCGACAACGCGGTCACCGTCGCCTCCGACCAGATCCACCCGCGCATGTTCCACCAGCGCCCGCACGCGGCGGACCTCGTGCTCACGGACATCGCGGAGACCGTCTGCCGGGTCTACGACACCTACCGCGCCCACACGACCACCCCGCAGCGCCCGCGATGAGCGACACCGTCTTGCCGCACCTGTCGGCGTGGTGCCAGCGGTGGCACCAGGGCCGCCACAGCTGGGTCCACCGCCGCCACGGTGGCTTCAACGCCCGCCGCTACCAAACCATCGAGTTGCCCGAAGCCGAGGCGAAACGCTACGTCCTTCGGCATCATTACGCCCACAGTTGGCCATTTATCTTCATGGTGATCTTTCCTACAGTCATGTCAGCCACGTTTGCGCTGAGCTGGCCTGATCATCGATATCCAAGGGGTGTTCGGCATTTTAGGCACGTTCGTCACGTCGTTCCGCGCCGAGCGGGCGACTCTGAATCAGGATCGAACGGGATGGGTGGTCGTCGGAGCCTACGACTACGCTCTCCACCGCGAGGGCTCGCTTTTTCTTGCGGGGCTCCGAGAGGCCGGCCGCTGCCGTTCGACCGCAGCCGCATCTTTGCCTACGCCTTCCGGCACACCTACGCCCAGCGTCATGCGGACGCAGGCACCGACCTACATACCCTGCGCGACCTCATGGATCACAAATCAGCCGATACCACCCTGGGATACTTCAAGGTCTCCCTCGCCAAGCGCCGTGAGGCGGTGGAGACCATGCGCCAACACGTCGTTGATCGCGCCGGCAACCCCGCGCCGACGTTGTCGGCGACCGCGTACGAGGCACGATCAGTCGCGGTGCCCTTCGGCAACTGCACCGAGCCGTCCAACGTGAAGGCCGGCGGCGGACGGTGCCCGATCCGCTTCCAGTGCTCCGGCTGCGGCTTCCGCCCCGATCCCTCCTTCCTTCCCGCGGTCGAGGACCACATCCGCGCGTTGAAGGCTGACCGCGAAACCGCGCGGGCCCTGGAGGTCGCCGAGTTCGTCGTCCGCAATCTCAGCGACCAGATCAACTCCTTTCAAAACGTCGTCACCAGCATTCGTACCCAACTCGCCGCGATGCCCGAGGACGAACGCCGCCACCTCGAAGAAGCAGCCACAGTCCTGCGTAAGGTCCGCGCCGCAGCCCGGCTGCCCGTCCTGCCCATTCCCTCGATCCCCACTCGGAGCACCCCCAATGAGTGAGCCCCGCACCCCCGGCCAGGTCCTGCGCGAGGCACGCCAAAAGGACTCACTCACCAAGCGCACCCGCGTCCTGTCCGTCGTCGATCAGCTCCTCGCCGACAACGAACCGGTCACCTTCACCGGCGTGGCCCGCGCCGCGAACGTCTCCCACTGGCTCGTCTACGCAGACGGCGTACGCGAGCACATCGAGGCCGCACGCCGGCGCCAGGGCCGCACCGCGGCCAACGACGCCCGTACCAGCGCCCGGACCCCGCCCGGGTGGAAGGTCGAGAAGCAGCTCCTGCGGGAGGACAACCGGCGGCTGCGTGAAGACGTGGAACGGCTCAAGGCCGCAGTCCGGCGGAACCTGGGACAGCAACTCGACCAGTTCGGTGCTGCCGACCTCGGCGCCCGCGTCGACGAACTCACCACCGACAACCGGCGTCTACAGGACGAGCTCGCCAAGGCACAAGCCAGAATCGAGCAACTCGCCAGCCAGCTCAAAGAGGCCGAGGACGACCTTGCTGCCGCGCGAACCAGCATTCGCCGTCTGATCCGCACCGAAAACATAACCAGTACCACACCGTGACCTGCCCATAGCTCGAACGACGGCCCTCTGAGTCCCGCCGCTGAGCGTGCTGCCGCGGTAACCGCCGGGCAGAGGGTCCATGCATGTCACCAGCTTGACCACGCCAAGGCAGACCCTGAGCCGATCTGGGGTGGCGCCGGACCGAGATTTCCAACGCGGACACGGGCGTGTGTCGTGACATCCGAACCTGGGCGCCAGGTCTATGCTCGGATGCTGTCACTGCGCTACTTTCCTAGCATGTCTGGTGAGCGGGTGCGGCAGCGTCGGCTGCTTCGCGGTTGGTCGCAGGCCGAGTTGGGGGCTGCGGCGGGGATGTCGCGACAGTCGGTGGTGGCGGTCGAGGCGGGGCGGCACGTTCCGTCGGTGGTAGCTGCGCTCGGGCTGGCCGCCGCGCTGGACTGCACGGTGGAGAACCTCTTCGGGGGCGGTGGCACCGATGCGGTGTTGCCCGTGTTGGCCGACGTTGCCGAGCCGGCGCCTGGGACGCCGCTGGCGGTAGCCCGGGTGGGTTCTACACAGGTGTGGGCGCCGCTTGCGGAGTCGGATGCGTCGGGGTTCTGCCTGGCCGATGCTGTCTGGACTGCGCAGGGGCCGCAGCTTTTGGACGGTGCGAGCGGGGACGGCTTCGTGGTGGCCGGGTGCGAGCCCGCTCTCGGCATGGCCGCTTCGGCTGCCCCCGGGAAGGGCGCCGCACGCCTGGTCGTCGTGCACGCCTCGTCGGGTCGCTCGCTTGCGGCGCTCGCGGCGGAGCGGGTGCATGCGGCGGTGGTGCACGGCCCGGTCGGAGGTCTGCCGCCGGTGCAGGCTGGCGTGGCTCGGTGGGAATTGGCTCGCTGGCCGGTCGGTCTCGCCTACAACGGCACGATGCCGCCTCTCGGCGAGGTCGGGGCTGGCCGGGTGCCGGTCGCGCACCGTGACTCCCAGGCCGCCTCCGAGGAGGCGCTGCATCGGGCGTTGGCGGCGGCCGGGGCTGCGGGGCGGGTGGCCGGGCCGGTCGCGTCGGGGCATCTGGCGTCGGCGCGGATTACGGCGGAGGGGCGGGTCGCGGCTGGGGTAACGATCGCTGCGGCGGCTTCGGCGGTGGGACTGGATTTCACCGCGTTCGAGGAGCACGTGGTGCAGCTTTGGGTGGACCGGCGGTTCGTCGAGCACCCGGGAATGTCGACGTTGTTGCAGGTGTGGTGCTCACCAAGGGTGAGTGCCCAGTTGCGCCGGCTGGGCGGATACGCGCTGGCCGGCGCGGGAGCAGAGGTGACTACGTGAAGCGCACCCGTGCACTGGTAGCTGGGCTGCTGGCCGCAGCCGTCATATTGACCGGCTGCGGCGCCGGCAACGACACAGCCGACGGGGCAGGCGCGCAGCAGAAGGTGGTGAAGGTCGCCGCGGCCTCCGACCTGAAGTTCGCCCTGGACGACGTGCTGAAGGACTTCCGCACCGACAACCCGACCACGAATGTCGAGGTCACGTACGGCTCGTCGGGCAACTTCGCCACCCAACTGTCCAACGGCGCCCCATTCGACGTGTTCCTGTCCGCCGACACCTCCTACCCTCAGAAGCTGGAGGAGGCCGGGCTGACGGTCGACGGCTCGCAGTTCGACTACGCCGTCGGCCGCCTCGTCGTGTGGGCGGACAAGAACAAGCAGTTCGGCATCGTGGCCGGAGGCATAAGGAAGTTGACCGACCCGAAGATCCGCAAGGTGGCGATCGCGAACCCGGAGCACGCCCCGTACGGTCGCGCCGCGGTGGCCGCGCTCAAGAGCGCGGGTGTCTACGAGCAGGTGCAGCCGAAGCTGGTCCTGGGCGACAACATCGCCCAGGCCGCCGAGTTCGTGACCTCCGGCAACGCCGACGCAGGTGTGATCGCGCTGTCGCTGTCGCTGGCCGGCCCGATGAAGGACATCGGCGACGTCGCCGAGGTGGACCTGGAGTCCTACCCACGGATCAACCAGGGAGGCGTGATCATGAAGAAGGCCACCGACGTCGAGGCCGCTAGAACGTTCACCGCTTACCTCGGCGGGCCGAAGGCCCATGCGGTGCTGAAGGCGTACGGCTTCTACCTCCCCGGCCAATAAGGGATCCGTTCGTGGACTGGCAGGCCGTTCTACTCAGCCTGCGCCTGGCGGCGACGACCACCGGCATCCTGCTGGTGGTCGCCCTGCCGCTGGGCGCATGGCTCGCCTACGCACCCCGGCGCTGGTGGCGCACCGCCATCGAGGCCGTCGTCGCGCTGCCCCTCGTGCTGCCGCCGTCGGTACTCGGGTTCTACGCCCTGATAGCGCTCGGCCCGAAGTCCCCGGTCGGCCGCTGGTACGAGGACCTGACCGGCAGTCTGCTGCCGTTCTCCTTCACCGGCCTGCTGGTCGGCTCGGTCCTGTTCAGCCTGCCGTTCGCCGTCCAGCCGATCACGGCCGGTTTCGCCGGAGTGGACCGTCGACTGTTGGAAGCGTCCTGGTCGCTGGGCGAATTCCGCACGGTCACACTGGCCCGGATCGCCGTTCCCCTCGCGTTGCCGGGGATCGTAACCGGTGCGGTGCTGTCGTTCGCGCACACCGTCGGCGAGTTCGGCGTCGTCCTCATGCTCGGTGGCAACCTGCCCGGACAAACCCGCACGATCTCCATCGCCATCTACGACTCCGTGCAGGCGATGGACTACGCGACGGCCGGCCGCACCAGCCTGCTCCTGCTGGTCTTCTCCTTCGCCGTGCTGGCCACCACCTACACCCTCCAGCGCCGGTTCACCTACGCCGGAGCCACCCCATGACCCTCACCAGCGACGCCACCACCAAGACCGAACCGGGTCAGGAAGGTCACGCACTCACGGCCGCCTTCATTGCCCGGCACCGGCGCGGGCCAGCCATCACCGCCGACCTGACCCTCGACGCCGGGCAGACGCTGATCCTGTTCGGGCCCTCCGGCGGCGGCAAAACCACCATCCTGCGCGCCCTCGCCGGCCTCCACGCCCCCGACACCGGCCGCATCACCTGCGCCGGACACACCTGGTACGACTCGGCCACCCGCACCAACGTGCCCGTCCAGAAACGCGGTGTCGGGTACCTGTTCCAGGACTATGCCCTCTTCCCGCACCTCACCGTTGCCGCGAACATCACCTACGGCATGCGCCGCGCCCGCCGCGACCACCGCACCCGCAAACTCGCCAAACTGGTCGACCTGCTCA
The Micromonospora pisi DNA segment above includes these coding regions:
- a CDS encoding DNA-binding protein; the encoded protein is MGRIDMPCKVRWTPEQVRELGLVTSLETAGQILGIGRSKAYELARHDQFPVRVMRVGRCYRVAVPGILAHLGAE
- a CDS encoding DNA-processing protein DprA, yielding MGGALPDDLRGTAEVHGLPTDGWVFPPDSATISDAGIDPPTDLLALGGLLLDQARQAGITQLVPGDPGWPAGTGCDPLPCLWVIGDADVAGLLREAITVTGTPGGTAYGKQAATGLAYALATYGWTVTAGAATGTDAHAALAARAAGRPVLLVVANGLDQSYPAELTGLLADVAEHGAVVSAFPPGCPRSRARWAVQERLLGSITRATVVVEAMVTSRALLTAQAATQTGRIVCAVPGPITSAWSAGCHQLIADGTARLVALAADVIAAIDPPLVPDGSEQSLFQITGTASWDDGRWRTRHMPEFLVRAASHRDAADRGFEVIFATNPHAYATFDAGVVGPGGVYEAIQVTTG
- a CDS encoding GGDEF domain-containing protein, which produces MSATTIAVIAAIATAEVLQAIAVGLKLRHLHARIAAIAETAGRDYLTGIAGRRGLHDTHRDLTIAGTPPGVLLLDLTLFKDVNDTFGHDTGDDLLSAVAARLHTVATTLRGLAGRLGGDEFVLLLPHATTSQQLMDAAAVVRQALAEPVTIDGAPDPLTVSCVIGLAPPTATPVPGKPFRTADIALYHARHHRQTHAIYQPGMTYPTAADRHGARLRDQRPAPPVAVFDTTRFQHLAAGDVSSDVAHPDDIAELNSLLEVLDPGSRDFGTDVHDLLSRCVAHGAMRYRDPITDVSVHPTTVGEARDGGFLLLVHLDNAVTVASDQIHPRMFHQRPHAADLVLTDIAETVCRVYDTYRAHTTTPQRPR
- a CDS encoding site-specific integrase; protein product: MSDTVLPHLSAWCQRWHQGRHSWVHRRHGGFNARRYQTIELPEAEAKRYVLRHHYAHSWPFIFMVIFPTVMSATFALSWPDHRYPRGVRHFRHVRHVVPRRAGDSESGSNGMGGRRSLRLRSPPRGLAFSCGAPRGRPLPFDRSRIFAYAFRHTYAQRHADAGTDLHTLRDLMDHKSADTTLGYFKVSLAKRREAVETMRQHVVDRAGNPAPTLSATAYEARSVAVPFGNCTEPSNVKAGGGRCPIRFQCSGCGFRPDPSFLPAVEDHIRALKADRETARALEVAEFVVRNLSDQINSFQNVVTSIRTQLAAMPEDERRHLEEAATVLRKVRAAARLPVLPIPSIPTRSTPNE
- a CDS encoding DUF6262 family protein: MSEPRTPGQVLREARQKDSLTKRTRVLSVVDQLLADNEPVTFTGVARAANVSHWLVYADGVREHIEAARRRQGRTAANDARTSARTPPGWKVEKQLLREDNRRLREDVERLKAAVRRNLGQQLDQFGAADLGARVDELTTDNRRLQDELAKAQARIEQLASQLKEAEDDLAAARTSIRRLIRTENITSTTP
- a CDS encoding helix-turn-helix transcriptional regulator, producing MSGERVRQRRLLRGWSQAELGAAAGMSRQSVVAVEAGRHVPSVVAALGLAAALDCTVENLFGGGGTDAVLPVLADVAEPAPGTPLAVARVGSTQVWAPLAESDASGFCLADAVWTAQGPQLLDGASGDGFVVAGCEPALGMAASAAPGKGAARLVVVHASSGRSLAALAAERVHAAVVHGPVGGLPPVQAGVARWELARWPVGLAYNGTMPPLGEVGAGRVPVAHRDSQAASEEALHRALAAAGAAGRVAGPVASGHLASARITAEGRVAAGVTIAAAASAVGLDFTAFEEHVVQLWVDRRFVEHPGMSTLLQVWCSPRVSAQLRRLGGYALAGAGAEVTT
- the modA gene encoding molybdate ABC transporter substrate-binding protein, which translates into the protein MKRTRALVAGLLAAAVILTGCGAGNDTADGAGAQQKVVKVAAASDLKFALDDVLKDFRTDNPTTNVEVTYGSSGNFATQLSNGAPFDVFLSADTSYPQKLEEAGLTVDGSQFDYAVGRLVVWADKNKQFGIVAGGIRKLTDPKIRKVAIANPEHAPYGRAAVAALKSAGVYEQVQPKLVLGDNIAQAAEFVTSGNADAGVIALSLSLAGPMKDIGDVAEVDLESYPRINQGGVIMKKATDVEAARTFTAYLGGPKAHAVLKAYGFYLPGQ
- the modB gene encoding molybdate ABC transporter permease subunit translates to MDWQAVLLSLRLAATTTGILLVVALPLGAWLAYAPRRWWRTAIEAVVALPLVLPPSVLGFYALIALGPKSPVGRWYEDLTGSLLPFSFTGLLVGSVLFSLPFAVQPITAGFAGVDRRLLEASWSLGEFRTVTLARIAVPLALPGIVTGAVLSFAHTVGEFGVVLMLGGNLPGQTRTISIAIYDSVQAMDYATAGRTSLLLLVFSFAVLATTYTLQRRFTYAGATP